Within Massilia endophytica, the genomic segment AAAATCCTGGAAGCGGCCTTTTCTGTTACACAACACACAGGGAGATTCGCAATGAACAAAGCAAGGATGTGGAAGAGCTATATGGCGGTGCCCGTTCTGGCAGCTCTGCTGGGCATGGGCTCGGCCTATGCGCAATCGCTCGCCGGCGCCGACCAGAAGGCGCTGAAGGATATGGCCATGGCCAATATGGCCGAGGTCGAAGCAGGCAAGATGGCCCTGCAAAAATCGCAGAACGCGGAAGTGAAGGCCTTTGCCCAGCAGATGGTGGACGACCATACCAAGGGCCTGGACGAGGTCAAGAAGGTGGCCGCGGCCAAGAACGTCACCCTGCCCAGCGAACTGGATGCCAAACACAAGGCCATGGCGAAGAAGCTGGATGCCATGTCCGGCGACAAATTCGACCGCGCCTATCTCGACCAGGCGGGCGTGAAGAGCCACAAGGAAGCGCATGCCCTGGTCACGAAGACGCAGTCCAAGGCCAAGGACGCCGAAGTGAAGGAACTGGCTGCCAAGCTCCAGCCCACCATCGACCAGCACATGGGCCACGTGCAGCAGCTGAGCGCCAGCATCAAGGGCGGCACCGCCATGGGTTCCAGCGGCAGCGCCGGCAGCACTGGCAGCGGCAAGGCGCACAAGGATAAGGACATGAAGCGCGGCGACACCACGTCGATGCCGGGCAGGAACGACGATTCCGGCACGGCTGGCAGCGGCACCGAGAACATGGGCACCACCAGCAGCGGCAACACCGATGCCAGCGGCACCAGCAAGGTCGGCGCCACCACGAGCAGCGGCACCCAGATGCCGGACAAGAGCACCCGCCCCGCACCGAAAGACAGCGGCAACACCGATTCCCCCAACAATCCGGCCAACCCGGCCAACAAGGTCACCCGCTAACATCCCCCGCTCCCGCCCTCCGCGGGAGCATTACCTTCCCCTGTCGTGTTCTTGTCTCAAAGACATTTCCTTTTATCACATTTTCCATACGAAACCAGTTTTTGTCAGGAAGTATGGAATAATGAGCAGTAGGAATTTACCTTGGGGAAGCCCTTGCTGGACATTTTCGCGCTCGACAACGAGGTGGCGCAATGGGAGGCGGAATTGCCGGAATCGCACGGCGTACCGCGTCTGCATCTGCTCGCCCGGCTCGCCTGGCACCTGCGCCAGCGGGACGTCGCACGCGCCCAGCAATACGCGGCCGAGGCCGTGCCCCTGCTTTTCCTCCTGCCCGAAGCCGAGCAAAACAATCTTTCCGCCCGCTACACCCTGGTCGAAGCCGAATCGCGCTGGCTGTTCGGCGAGCTCGATGCGGCCCAGGCCCTGGCCGAACAGGCGCAGCGCGAGTTCGCGCGCCTGGAAGCGCCCCTTGGCGAGGCCGATGCGCACTGGCTGCTGGCCTGGATCGCCACCGACCGCGGCGACTCCGGCCGCAGCGACCGCGAACTGGAGCTGGCCGCCGCCGCGGCCCGCACCGCGGGCGATCCCATGCGGGTGGAGGTGTTCGAAGCGGCCGCCGCCCTGTGCAGCGTGTTCCGCAACCTGCACTCCGCCATGGTGCGCTGGGGCGGGCGTTTCAGCGAA encodes:
- a CDS encoding DUF4142 domain-containing protein codes for the protein MNKARMWKSYMAVPVLAALLGMGSAYAQSLAGADQKALKDMAMANMAEVEAGKMALQKSQNAEVKAFAQQMVDDHTKGLDEVKKVAAAKNVTLPSELDAKHKAMAKKLDAMSGDKFDRAYLDQAGVKSHKEAHALVTKTQSKAKDAEVKELAAKLQPTIDQHMGHVQQLSASIKGGTAMGSSGSAGSTGSGKAHKDKDMKRGDTTSMPGRNDDSGTAGSGTENMGTTSSGNTDASGTSKVGATTSSGTQMPDKSTRPAPKDSGNTDSPNNPANPANKVTR